The DNA region GCTGGTGTCATCAGTTCTGATCtagagaaaaatataaatgcagCACATCAGTCTGTGTAAAGTGTTAAATTTATCTATTATACAAAAACCAAAAACATTACACCGTTTCATCAATCGTGCGTTCTCAGGCCAAATGATTCACCTTTTCCAGTTTGCGTAGGGTCCCAGTTTGTAAGAACTCATCTATCTTTTCTGCTATTTTAGGTCCAACACCCTCCTGTTAAAATGGGAAAACAAACACGCGGGTGCTGAGGAGTGCGAGCTGCAGCGGTTACGTAAGGTGCCCAGAGTGGCTGCTCAGGCTCAGCAGCGGGCATCActtcacacacaaccacagcaaCATCACTACACAAGTGCTGAAGACAAACAATGATGCGGCCATTTCCAAACATCTTACAACGCCCTACTTTCAGAGTAGCATTATCCAAACATAACAGAATTTCTTTATGAAGCACAttatgacacattaaaaacacttaAGACTGACCAGCATGTTATTATCAGTGTTTTCAACTAGAATTACTAAACACTGTTACCTTCATAAAGGTAGAATTTATAAGAGGACTTAATACTGCATTGCACTAGCTATGTTTGTGCTTGTACTGGCCAATTGGCAACATGTGCCACAAATCAGCTAATGAATTATTTATACGAGTTACTCAATAGAGACATTCAATTTGTAAAATTGTATTCAATGCACATACCAGTTTCTTGGCCTCTTCCCCATTCTTGATCTTGTTAGGGTACTTGGAAATGGTAGATGCTGCTTTCCTAGGCACAGAGCACAAGACCAGTGGTTATGTAACAGCAAAACAACATTGTATAAAAAGCTTTCACTGAATTCCTGctataataatgtaaaaaaaaataaaaaaatctaaccctaacctggtTATCAAAAATTGGCCATCAGTTTAATGACAGCTCCCCCCCTCACAGTAATTACTGCATTATTAAGCACATCAAGTTAACTAATGCCATAAATCCTGTCCTCATTTGGTATCGGATGAAACCCTTTTATGGGGGTGCTAATCCAATAATATGGTTACTATACAGGCggttatattgtattttactgtaTACCAGGTGTTTTTCTTATATACTTAGTCCATCCTCACTCATATTAGTGGTGTTATTGATGTACAAACACATCTCAGTACATTTTAATTCTAGCCACTGCACAAACTAGTCATCGAAATTATCATAACCCAATAATCTTTAAGAAGGTAGTACTTGTTGCTGTAATAAACAACATTACTTTTATCTATGTGAACgtaacagcaaaacatttcattcttttctgtatttaaaacatatttaaacccGTCCACCTCCAGAGCTTACCTGTAGGCGTTGTACTTGTGTATGGCCCTGTTGACATTTTTCTCATAGTTGGCCAGCTCTGCAAAGAGAAGTAAGACAGTACAGAGTTTAATACTTCATTCACAACCAGTCCCACCCActgcaggacaccatcacagcactgggCAGCTTAAGGAGAGGACCTACATCCACCCAGTATGGACTCTAACTTAACTGTGCAATACTCATGCTGTCTGTGCAATACAATGGTTCATGTGCAATCCAGTCAATGCACTTATTCTCACACTGTATATATGAGTctttattccattcatatttttctatatttcttacatttcctCACACTCAGGACACTTGCATGATCATATTACTTACTGATGGCTATTTtggactcttgctgctgtaatattgcaaatgtcCCTATTCCAGGACGAATAAAGGATCTAATCTGATTCTACCTCATCAAACCACTGTGGTTTGTTGCTGTTATTTCAGGAAGGCATTTAAATGGCAGTGACCATTAACTTCCCGGATTTACCTTCTGAACAATTACTGAGAAATGCAAGAGAGGAGGATTATCGTTAAACATGGTTTGAGAGATAAAGCACACATGCAATACGTTATTCTTtagggttgttgttgtttaacaATAGAACATAGCAATCATGCTAGCGTCTGTTAGCTGAGAGCAGCTGTCCGATTCTTCACGTACCGACAAGAAAGTCTGTAATTCCCTCGTTGGGAGATTCCTGCGGTGCTTTCCTCTTGCTCATCGTGGACTTGAAAACCTCTCAACCGACCTCTGGGGATTTAAAACGGTTTTATATGAGCGAAAAGTAAAGTTAAGACCGCTTAGTGTTCTTGGTTAGCCTTTAGCACGTCGGCTAGCTCACACTGAACAATGGCCGCAGGACgttggagggggcggggcttgtGTGACACGTGACAGACTCTCAGGGTGATTCTCTGCTTtgtgtcagttttttttattcttttttgtttaaacGCATCGTAAGTTTTCATTCAAAATTATAAAATGCAGCGACTTTACAAAAAATAACCAACAGTCAGTTTTACACAAATCACTGAATGAATAACCATGTTTTTTAAAACGACAACATTCTGTTACAAAAATACATTAGGATCTAAATGGAGgtaattattaaattaacttAATGTACTTGGCCTTTGCTTTTTCCCTCCAAAATAGAAATGTAATCATTAACTTTAAAATTCACTTcccattaaaaacaataaaataaacatggtTCAGTGTTATGTTACATAATGCAGCTACAAATGAAAGATGAATCTCGATAAAGCAGTGGATCTACAggtccgtctcctcctcctcctcttcttctgtctttcctctcctcctcttcttcttgtgtgtTAGGAATCTATTTTAATGTAAACTTTGTCCCTTGAGAATATCTTAATGGCCTCCTCGATTTCAGAAAGCCGACAATCAAGCTGGGTCTTTCTCGAGCGGAGACTCAGATTGTCAGCTTTGAGCGGAAGTGACAGCAGCTCAGTCACCAGCGAGCAATGGGCTGTGAAGAACCAGCAACAACAGAGTTAGACTCCCACACATTACTCTGAGAGACTGTTGTCATTGTGAGTATCAGGACAGAGATGAGGAGCAACAGAGACATACACTCTTTGAGGGACTTCAGCGTctcctgtctctcactctcaggCATCAGGGTGTGACCTGCTGGGGCTCTGGGATCAGGtgcattcctcctcctctcctcctcctctctacgCCATTGCTCCTTCCTTTCTTCAAGACTGCAAGCGTGTGTTAGAGAGCAGGAGCAGACATAAGCAGCAGAAGTGACAGAATATTCAAAAAACTGGCTACTTTTGAGCTGATTAGGATTGTGAATGAGAGATATTCTATAGGAGTACTCACTACTGAGGCACCTGTCCCTTGACTGCACTGGGCACAGGCTTGTCTCTCAGGTTGGTCAGTGACTGGGACCGACGCATCACAGcttttcctgcagctctggCGTTATGTTTAATGAAGTCAATGTTCTGACCTTGCACCTGTAACTGTATCCACATATAACAACGCATGGaatgaaacaaacaggaaatataTGAGATCCCATTCAAGGCAAGTGAATTGCATTCAtgttatactgcattacattgcatattgcaactTGACACTGTTCTacttttttgcattttgtatttcactttttacttcactttttatattttttatcttttagatatttttatataaatatgtttatgtctaaatcaATGTtgctttgtataaatattaggaaaagtgagtaaataagaagtaaatagtgagtaaatatatactgtttttttaaatagtttttcttatgtgtgttgtatttattgtgtttttatgtttctatgttcattgtatgcaccaataaccagagcaaattccaggtaggtgtaaacctacttggcaataaataccttctgattctgatttgtaaataaatgatttttgAGCACAAGACATTAATAACAAGGCTTTCTCTTGTCTTCTATTCCTCTTTTTgcttgttcatgtgtgtgtatcagaaAGTAATCATGTATTGGCAAATCCTCACTTGCAAATCCAGGTCACGTGCAGAGTTACAGGACGCAGGGCGGTGCAAAGCTACAGGAGAGGTTTTGGAGCGTGGTCTTGTTGGGGTAGTAGATCCCCCGTTAGAGTGGGCCTTCAGAAAGTTCTGACACTGTGGTTTAACCGATGGACTTGAAACCTGTGTCAACCAGATTGGATTAACAAGGGAGAGGAAATGTTCACAACTCAATGACTCAACATCTCAATAAAACCCTTACCTGCAGCTGGACCATGAGCCTGGATGGGACAGTCTCGTATTTGGAGGAGGTCCAGAGAGCTTTGACTGGAACCGGACGAGACTGTGCTCTCTCGGCCTCCTGCTCTTTGCAGCGTCTCTGGATCTCCCGGAGACGACGTACATTTTCTTTACTGAAGTCATGAATTCGCTGTCCTTAAGGGACAAATAACAAAAGATGTCTTACTTTAATATCGAAATCTCTTACTTGCTTTAGcaaatcaaaaaaacaacaagtaaGAAAAGATTCTGACACGACAGAACAAGCTTCTCCTGTttttgacaacaaaaaaaatcaattgcACTCACTCTGTTTGGGAACAGGGGTAATTGAAACACCATCTAGTTTGAGGAGTTCCCCTATTACGCCTCTTCGTCCTCGCTCCATAATGTGGGCTGCATTAGGCCCGATACGGGACGGGTGTGCTGGGGTACGAGCACTGTAGTAGCCCGGGTACAACACAGGATCTGGAGCAAGGGGCCCTGAGAGCAGGCCCAACGTAACATTATGGTTCCCCTCTAAACGTCCACGAGCTGGGGGTGgagaaaaagtaaataaatttaTAACAAAGTGTGGATTTAAGTGGAATTCAATATGCTGCCAACAACTCAAATTCTTGctgtaatatcaaatagcaggAGACAGAAGTCGGGGGTTTGTCGATATTTATTTGACGACCCTACATACACAATGAGAAAAGTGGGGTTTCAGTAAAGCACAATAAGCACATGGCTGCATCTGACCTGAAGCAGGCTGTTTGTTGTAGTACTGAGGGAACAGTGAAGGATCCGGGGGGATTGGCCCAGATATCGATGACGGCCCCTCACACATCTGAAGCTGTAAATTATAAAAAGTATACAACAAAGGCTACAGTTTCTGCTGAGaaattcaaacacaaaccaaaatatTTCACAGTGATATCGAGCCATTGACaagtgtttgtaaaaaaaatccttggGCCTGCAGGTGGTGGCTGAAtccttttaatgttttaatatatgTGATTTCATCAATCAATATCTGCtgattggttttcacaaagtcaTTTTGGAGGAGGAGTTTCCACAACCTGGCAACCCACGaattgtgtgtatgaatggcTGGACACACTTAAACCCTTAGTGATATTATTTATGAACTCATAAACCCTTCATACCAACAGGAAATAATGTCACCATGAGTTACACGTGTCTCATCCGAAGGTGGTAACACAACATTGTTTAGTAGTTGAGGTGAAACAGCTGATCACACAGACTTGTTTATGTTTACAtctgtggtcagtgtgtgtgtctgtgtgtgtgtggttgtagcTACACTGCACGAAACAGCATCACTCACCCAGTCGTTGTTTTGAATGAGGCTAGCAGCTCCTCTGATAAGCTTAACAGAGTCTAACAATAGCTATTGTTAACTAGCTTGTTGACATGTGTGATCAGCACAGACGAAACACAACCGAGCGTTGAACAGTTTCAGCTGTGACGTGCATCAACCGAACAACTGAAACCGGTCAAGTCGAATAAAGTTGAAGTCGTTTACCTTGAAGATCGTCTCTATGTTTATCTGGTGGAGGATTTTATTCACGCGCGCTGATGACGCCGAGGTGTCACCGCTTGTTGCAGTAGTCGTCCCCATGGCAACGGCGCGACCGCGCATAGAACTAGACACGACAGACCGGAAGGAtctgtttatttaaaaccaTTCAGACAAGACATTCAAACAGTAAAAtgattatattaaatattaaatcattGAGAACACAttgaaattacatttgaaatagtATGTGACACTCACAAGTGTTTCATAAAGGCAGATAAGACTTTAAACACAAGATAAGATgtgataaaactttattgatccacataCTGGGGACAATCCGTTGTTACACCAGCAGGCAGctcagaatgaggtagacaagagaatacaaatataaaaaagtgcagtagaataaaaaaatgctgagtatgtacagtatatataatatatgtatatacctTCTAGCAGgtgtatttctgtgtgattaAAGGTTTACGTCCCTGAGTGTTGCCTTCCAGGCTGTCTGGAAATTCCCTCCTACTTCACTACAACCACAACTGTAAAGCTCCATACTTAACCTAGATTATAACTATCATAGatataataatattcataatattgtAATACTATTGTCTTTGTGAAGCCACTGAAGCGTGCAGGTAAGATAAACTGCTCATAGCCTGACAAATTCGCCTCAGGGCGTAAAATTCCTCAATATTGCCATCAGCGATATTTGCGAGAGGTCACTGCCCCCATGCGGTAGAAAACTCTCATTACACCAAAACAGGTGCGGTGGTTCAGTAGGCCTATAATGAAATGTTCGCAATGACTTTCTTTTAGGCACATTCCTCACAAAATTGTGTTGTTCCATATCTTAatttatattgaaaaaaataatacatatatgtATTTGACAACAGTTAAAATTTCAGCTCAGTAGAGTGAATTAGGGGAATCTGGGACACAATGTGGGACACCTAAGATTCtgtctgtttatttcctgttccaACAAAATCTAGTTGATTTACTATAGCTTTGCATGGACACAATTCGactgaaatcacatgacttcgtgtgatgatgtcacagaaaCAGGCGGGGCAATTGTCAATCAGAACCCCTCCCCAGTCCCTGGAATTGCAGGACAAGGTCAATGACATAAGATAAAGATGAATGTGGAGaatataaatcataaataagACAATATTTCAGATTGttatcaaattgtattttatgtCCCACTTTATCAAACATGATTGATAATGTGGGACATCAAGCTTTGGGTAATCTGGGACAGTCATTGAAGTTCTCTGAAGGAGGGAAATATGCATTTAGTGACttcctgaaataaaataaaatggataaACTAAAGAAATGTAGCAGATGATCTGCAGTTGTCAGACAGGATTTAATAGTAAATTCATATaggtatatatttatatacttataATCTGCTATGTTATTTTTTCTTGCTGTTGAttgaatttttaaatattttgttcaaATGGATACACATTTAATAGATAGATTGAAATTAATTTGATAGCGCCTGTATTTAGGCTACAAACATCTTAAGGATTTTATAGACATCATCTTGATCTAACGTGTAAAACAGAGATCGGGAATAACACGCTTCATGTTTGGATCACAACACTAtttgtctgtattttatttGCTTACACAAAGGCCCCGCCCTCATCCGGAGGTCTTGCGCCTGcccagtgtgagtgtgtctgttttctccTTCAGTTCTCCGCTGCAGCCAAACAGCCTCCACCAGGTCCGCGCACTCCGAACCTCCGACACAGGTAGGAAACCCCTCACTTCAactaaatgtgatattaaacaAGCTAGAGTCTCATGGTCGGATCTGGTCGAGAGTGTAGCTgctgtcatttctgtttttttttactggtaGAATATGTGAGTCACACATAAAGGGGTgggagtgcagcagcagcagcaggagcagcagcagcacagttcAGGCCTGTGTGCCTTCACGTCACTGAATTTCACAACTGTAAAACAGCCTGATATTGAATATACTTATACAGAAAGTCTACTAGAAgtggtttatttttaataagGACTCCTATCTCCTGTAAAGTggcattttgtttttaacactGTGCTGCAACacatagtttattttattcagaTATATAGAGATAGTGTGTTGATAGATTGTTTACAAGAGTGTGTAACACAAAGGGAAAAGTGTTGTGTTGGTAGTCATGCACACCATGGAAGAACAAAGGCATCATCCACCGACTGACAGGACGATCTGAAGCCATAAATCACGTTGAAACACTTTGGTTTATGAGCAGACACATTACAGGGATCTTTATCTGTCTGTCGCCTGTACGCATGCTCTTCACCAGGTCATTTCACAGGTAATTTCACAATCCTCTCAGTCTCATCAGACACAGATGATGTAACAAGGGGACTCCAACATCAAGGTCAGCCTGTATGGACAAGTTaaattattcttttattcttataattattat from Limanda limanda chromosome 5, fLimLim1.1, whole genome shotgun sequence includes:
- the enkd1 gene encoding enkurin domain-containing protein 1; translated protein: MCEGPSSISGPIPPDPSLFPQYYNKQPASARGRLEGNHNVTLGLLSGPLAPDPVLYPGYYSARTPAHPSRIGPNAAHIMERGRRGVIGELLKLDGVSITPVPKQRQRIHDFSKENVRRLREIQRRCKEQEAERAQSRPVPVKALWTSSKYETVPSRLMVQLQVSSPSVKPQCQNFLKAHSNGGSTTPTRPRSKTSPVALHRPASCNSARDLDLQLQVQGQNIDFIKHNARAAGKAVMRRSQSLTNLRDKPVPSAVKGQVPQYLEERKEQWRREEEERRRNAPDPRAPAGHTLMPESERQETLKSLKESHCSLVTELLSLPLKADNLSLRSRKTQLDCRLSEIEEAIKIFSRDKVYIKIDS